The proteins below are encoded in one region of Amycolatopsis acidiphila:
- a CDS encoding hydantoinase/oxoprolinase family protein: protein MRITGVDVGGTHTDIIAFDTDSGEVAVHKVPSTPHDHSVGLVDGVSAVAGGGELDFLAHGTTIATNALLQHDGATTGLITTAGFRDILHIARHQRPLHYSIRQQIPWQDGALIPRRHRKVVHERVDALGQVTTPLDEEAVRQAAEELAAAGVESVVIAFLNSYRNATHELRAAELVREVFPAAFITTSAGVSPQFREYERFTAAAVNGFVGPTVQRYIGKLGDRLASAGLDAELRIMRSNGGAATPRFAADYPVTLLMSGPAAGVLAGAHVGNACGRENLVTFDVGGTSADIGIVTSRSILESSPRDTWIAGLPIVVPMIDVHTVGAGGGSVAYVDSGGAFRVGPRSAGASPGPACYGQGGEEPTVTDANLVLGRLRADRTLAGSTSLRPDLATEALRRLGEPLGMTPEETAAGVLRIVNNNMANAIRTRTIQKGKDPRAFTLVAFGGAGPLHAAEVAASLGLPEVLVPRYPGITSAMGLLASDLKYDLLRTMFLLDENVTAAALDDVFSTLGTEAREHLVADGVPAQDMSFERYADCRYLGQGYELRVPLDDGVLDEEAVSRCWKRFHQLHAEEYGHAFHDSPIELINVRVIARGELPKLPAFSVDADPDASKAVVATDTALFRFGDELKPVETTYYERSELGAGAVIEGPAVAVQMDSTTVIPPGTQARVLETGDILIRIGGKR from the coding sequence ATGAGGATCACCGGCGTCGATGTGGGCGGGACCCACACCGACATCATCGCCTTCGACACCGACAGTGGCGAGGTCGCCGTCCACAAGGTCCCCAGCACCCCGCACGACCACTCGGTCGGCCTGGTCGACGGAGTGTCGGCCGTGGCGGGCGGCGGGGAGCTCGACTTCCTGGCCCACGGCACGACGATCGCGACGAACGCGCTGCTGCAGCACGACGGCGCGACCACCGGGCTGATCACCACCGCCGGCTTCCGGGACATCCTGCACATCGCGCGGCACCAGCGGCCGCTGCACTACTCGATCCGGCAGCAGATCCCCTGGCAGGACGGCGCGCTGATCCCCCGCCGGCACCGCAAGGTGGTCCACGAGCGCGTCGACGCGCTCGGGCAGGTGACCACCCCGCTGGACGAGGAAGCGGTGCGCCAGGCCGCCGAAGAGCTCGCCGCGGCCGGGGTCGAGTCGGTCGTGATCGCCTTCCTCAACAGCTACCGCAACGCCACGCACGAGCTGCGCGCGGCCGAACTGGTGCGCGAAGTGTTCCCGGCGGCCTTCATCACCACCTCCGCCGGGGTGTCGCCGCAGTTCCGCGAGTACGAGCGCTTCACCGCGGCGGCGGTGAACGGGTTCGTCGGCCCGACCGTCCAGCGCTACATCGGCAAGCTCGGCGACCGGCTCGCCTCCGCCGGGCTCGACGCCGAACTGCGCATCATGCGTTCCAACGGCGGTGCCGCGACCCCGCGCTTCGCCGCCGACTATCCCGTCACCCTGCTGATGAGCGGCCCGGCAGCGGGTGTGCTGGCCGGTGCGCATGTCGGGAACGCGTGCGGCCGCGAGAACCTGGTGACCTTCGACGTCGGTGGCACCAGCGCGGACATCGGCATCGTCACCTCCCGCAGCATCCTGGAGTCCTCGCCACGCGACACCTGGATCGCGGGCCTGCCGATCGTGGTGCCGATGATCGACGTGCACACGGTCGGCGCCGGGGGCGGCAGCGTCGCCTACGTCGACAGCGGCGGCGCGTTCCGGGTCGGGCCGCGCAGTGCCGGCGCCTCGCCCGGTCCCGCCTGTTACGGGCAGGGCGGCGAGGAACCGACCGTCACCGACGCGAACCTCGTGCTCGGCCGGCTCCGCGCGGACCGCACCCTCGCCGGGTCGACCTCGCTGCGGCCGGACCTGGCGACGGAGGCGCTGCGCCGGCTCGGCGAGCCGCTCGGCATGACACCCGAGGAGACCGCGGCCGGCGTGCTCCGGATCGTCAACAACAACATGGCCAACGCGATCCGTACCCGCACCATCCAGAAGGGCAAGGACCCGCGAGCCTTCACCCTGGTCGCCTTCGGCGGCGCGGGCCCGCTCCACGCCGCCGAGGTCGCGGCGTCGCTCGGGCTGCCCGAGGTGCTCGTCCCCCGCTACCCCGGGATCACCTCCGCGATGGGCCTGCTCGCCAGCGACCTCAAGTACGACCTGCTGCGCACCATGTTCCTGCTCGACGAGAACGTCACCGCGGCCGCACTCGACGACGTGTTCAGCACCCTCGGCACCGAAGCGCGCGAGCACCTGGTCGCCGACGGTGTACCAGCGCAGGACATGTCGTTCGAGCGCTACGCCGACTGCCGCTACCTCGGCCAGGGCTACGAGCTGCGGGTGCCGCTGGACGACGGCGTACTCGACGAAGAGGCGGTGAGCCGCTGCTGGAAGCGGTTCCACCAGCTGCACGCCGAGGAGTACGGGCATGCGTTCCACGACAGCCCGATCGAGCTGATCAACGTCCGGGTCATCGCGCGCGGCGAGCTGCCCAAGCTCCCCGCGTTCTCGGTCGACGCCGATCCCGACGCGAGCAAGGCCGTGGTCGCCACCGACACCGCGCTGTTCCGCTTCGGCGACGAACTCAAACCAGTGGAGACCACGTACTACGAACGCTCCGAACTCGGCGCGGGTGCGGTCATCGAAGGCCCCGCCGTGGCGGTGCAGATGGACTCCACCACCGTCATCCCGCCGGGCACGCAGGCACGGGTGCTCGAGACCGGCGACATCCTGATCCGTATCGGAGGCAAGCGATGA
- a CDS encoding MFS transporter: protein MDQQAPPAKMGRLAAAAVFATTLEWFDFLIYATAAALVLGPQFFPSASPAAGTLASFATFAVGFVARPLGGIIAGHVGDRFGRKPPLVAAMLVMGLATVGIGVLPSYATIGVWAPILLVLARLVQGLGVGAQWGGAALLLAEHAPVARRGFYGSLVQTGAIFGAVAGNLLYLILTATLTDQEFTSWGWRIPFLSGLVLVLIGSWVQLKVEDTPVFRQLQQRSAASQRAAGLRKAPLLQAVRRYWRQILQAAGAFFVVNATFYILISGMLDYATKHAGMSRTSILVCVMVAGLSQVFTMPFFGALTDRMGNRKKLYLTGTVLMAVFAFPMFWMINTGSVPVVLLALLIGFTIHATMYGPQATLYAEMFPADVRYSGASLGYQFASVFAGGLAPFIMTALLAATGSSWSVSLYIIACAALTFVAVATIKERFQRDLYETSDSTARHEVGAGTGNE from the coding sequence ATGGACCAGCAGGCGCCCCCCGCGAAGATGGGCAGGCTCGCCGCGGCGGCGGTCTTCGCCACGACGCTCGAGTGGTTCGACTTCCTGATCTACGCCACGGCCGCGGCACTCGTGCTCGGCCCGCAGTTCTTCCCCTCGGCCAGCCCGGCCGCCGGCACGCTCGCGTCCTTCGCGACCTTCGCCGTGGGGTTCGTCGCCCGGCCGCTCGGCGGGATCATCGCCGGGCACGTCGGCGACCGCTTCGGCCGCAAACCACCGCTGGTCGCCGCCATGCTGGTGATGGGCCTCGCGACCGTCGGCATCGGGGTCCTCCCGTCCTACGCCACGATCGGGGTCTGGGCGCCCATCCTGCTCGTCCTCGCCCGGCTGGTGCAGGGCCTGGGCGTGGGCGCGCAGTGGGGTGGCGCCGCGCTGCTGCTCGCCGAACACGCCCCCGTGGCCCGCCGCGGCTTCTACGGCAGCCTCGTGCAGACCGGCGCCATCTTCGGCGCGGTGGCGGGCAACCTGCTCTACCTCATCCTGACCGCGACCCTCACCGACCAGGAGTTCACCAGCTGGGGCTGGCGCATCCCGTTCCTGTCCGGGCTGGTCCTGGTGCTCATCGGCAGCTGGGTACAGCTCAAGGTCGAGGACACCCCGGTCTTCCGGCAGCTGCAGCAGCGCTCGGCCGCCTCCCAGCGCGCAGCAGGGCTGCGCAAGGCACCGCTGCTACAGGCAGTGCGCCGGTACTGGCGGCAGATCCTGCAGGCCGCGGGCGCGTTCTTCGTCGTCAACGCCACCTTCTACATCCTGATCAGCGGAATGCTCGACTACGCCACCAAACACGCGGGCATGTCCCGCACCTCGATCCTGGTCTGCGTCATGGTCGCCGGGCTCTCGCAGGTCTTCACCATGCCGTTCTTCGGCGCCCTGACCGACCGGATGGGCAACCGCAAGAAGCTGTACCTCACCGGCACCGTGCTCATGGCCGTCTTCGCGTTCCCCATGTTCTGGATGATCAACACCGGCTCGGTCCCCGTGGTGCTGCTCGCACTCCTGATCGGCTTCACCATCCACGCAACGATGTACGGTCCACAAGCGACCCTCTACGCCGAGATGTTCCCGGCCGACGTCCGCTACTCCGGAGCCTCACTCGGATACCAGTTCGCCTCGGTGTTCGCCGGCGGCCTCGCACCATTCATCATGACCGCACTACTCGCCGCGACCGGCTCCTCCTGGTCGGTGTCGCTCTACATCATCGCCTGCGCCGCCCTGACCTTCGTCGCCGTGGCGACGATCAAGGAACGCTTCCAGCGGGACCTGTACGAAACCTCGGACAGCACCGCACGGCATGAGGTCGGCGCGGGCACCGGGAACGAATAG
- a CDS encoding TetR/AcrR family transcriptional regulator yields MNSRSPSTLIADTGRGNEAAILNAALEAFGTKGFNGASMRDVAKGAGTGLSNLYNYFPSKSQLLAEVLRHANDELYARVRRAVEEAGDDAASRMREAVRAYVGFVVDHQVATVVATSEVRYLEQGDRQRLVAERDATQALFEEIVAQGIAGGEFRTPYGKDAARAILSMIAAVAYWYHRDGRLSRGQLAEQQARYALAMLEAPLAN; encoded by the coding sequence ATGAACAGTCGTTCCCCGTCCACCCTGATCGCCGACACCGGCCGCGGGAACGAGGCCGCGATCCTGAACGCCGCCCTCGAAGCCTTCGGCACCAAGGGATTCAACGGCGCCTCCATGCGCGACGTGGCGAAAGGCGCGGGCACCGGCCTGTCCAACCTCTACAACTACTTCCCGTCGAAGTCGCAACTGCTCGCCGAAGTCCTGCGGCACGCGAACGACGAGCTCTACGCCCGGGTCCGGCGGGCCGTCGAAGAGGCCGGCGACGACGCCGCGTCCCGGATGCGCGAGGCCGTGCGCGCCTACGTCGGCTTCGTCGTCGATCACCAGGTCGCGACCGTGGTGGCCACCAGCGAGGTCCGCTACCTCGAGCAGGGCGACCGGCAACGCCTCGTCGCCGAACGGGACGCCACCCAGGCGCTGTTCGAGGAGATCGTGGCGCAGGGCATCGCCGGCGGCGAATTCCGCACGCCCTACGGCAAGGACGCCGCGCGGGCCATCCTGTCGATGATCGCCGCCGTGGCGTACTGGTACCACCGCGACGGCCGGCTGTCCCGCGGCCAGCTCGCCGAGCAGCAGGCGCGCTACGCGCTCGCCATGCTCGAGGCTCCCCTGGCGAACTGA
- a CDS encoding hotdog family protein — protein sequence MSSTAAEVPEALHGPGTRAPYFEDFEVGQRFTGPERVFSAAVVAAFAEVSGDEHPLHTEHGHSADGRPLVHGPLGLSGFFGWHHRLGLSTHVEAAFDTRWQYLAPLYVGDAVTYEMTVTRCRRTSALTNGVIGRHVVVRNQHGTVVQEGQTSALVTARAAVDDHESRLGRAFPTVAWGRRLAERLNEAPAFTEATGTWDGTIGLRFDLDQLLFRVYRGRVIDCGPRTPDGPAFTLGAPDVVWTELITGPANDFTQRAMKDQFTVHGNAYEYLRLTRAIISLVDEARVLAGSPAPRKGN from the coding sequence ATGAGCAGCACTGCCGCTGAAGTCCCGGAGGCACTGCACGGACCAGGAACGCGGGCTCCCTACTTCGAGGACTTCGAGGTAGGCCAACGGTTCACCGGTCCCGAGCGGGTCTTCTCAGCGGCGGTCGTCGCGGCCTTCGCCGAGGTCAGCGGTGACGAGCACCCGCTGCACACCGAACACGGGCACTCCGCGGACGGGCGGCCGCTCGTGCACGGCCCGCTCGGCTTGTCGGGCTTCTTCGGCTGGCACCACCGGCTCGGCCTGTCCACGCATGTCGAGGCGGCCTTCGACACGCGGTGGCAGTACCTGGCCCCGCTGTACGTCGGAGACGCGGTCACCTACGAGATGACCGTGACCCGGTGCCGCCGCACCTCCGCGTTGACCAACGGGGTGATCGGGCGGCACGTCGTCGTGCGCAACCAGCACGGCACGGTGGTGCAGGAGGGGCAGACCTCGGCGCTGGTCACCGCCCGCGCGGCCGTCGACGACCACGAGTCGCGCCTCGGGCGGGCGTTTCCCACCGTGGCCTGGGGCCGCCGGCTCGCCGAGCGGCTGAACGAGGCCCCGGCGTTCACCGAGGCGACGGGCACCTGGGACGGGACGATCGGGCTCCGGTTCGACCTCGACCAGCTGCTCTTCCGCGTCTACCGGGGCCGGGTGATCGACTGCGGGCCCCGGACGCCCGACGGCCCGGCCTTCACGCTCGGCGCGCCGGACGTCGTCTGGACCGAGCTGATCACCGGACCGGCGAACGACTTCACCCAACGGGCCATGAAGGACCAGTTCACCGTGCACGGCAACGCCTATGAGTACCTCCGGCTGACGCGGGCGATCATTTCGCTCGTGGACGAGGCGCGAGTGCTGGCGGGCAGCCCGGCACCGCGGAAAGGCAACTGA
- a CDS encoding alpha/beta fold hydrolase: protein MKANYLDVGGTRSFVLEEGHGQPVLCLHTAGQSGVQWRDVQSELAALGYRVIVPDLPGHGRSEPAPAGPVRDLAVYAAWCEELIDRLELERPFVVGCSIGGAITLQLAVRRGDRLAGAVAMAAHGGTDAGAQKLTVRGLERELVDSAAPSRSDRTYFGTLAVVGSRVPADRAELIARMHRREDPEISNSDLIGWVTHDVRSQLPTVACPVHLVVGADDLWLDPADVRVAADLVPGARYTLLDGIGHYPMEELGDAFAPTLHGWLTGLGDRTEARA from the coding sequence ATGAAGGCGAACTACCTCGACGTGGGTGGTACCCGGTCTTTCGTGCTCGAAGAGGGGCACGGGCAGCCGGTCCTCTGCTTGCACACCGCCGGGCAGAGCGGTGTCCAGTGGCGCGACGTGCAGTCGGAGCTCGCCGCGCTCGGCTATCGCGTCATCGTTCCCGACCTGCCCGGGCACGGCCGCTCCGAGCCGGCACCGGCCGGACCGGTGCGCGACCTGGCCGTCTACGCCGCGTGGTGCGAGGAGCTCATCGACCGCCTGGAGCTCGAGCGTCCGTTCGTGGTGGGCTGCTCCATCGGCGGGGCGATCACGCTGCAGCTCGCCGTGCGACGGGGTGACCGTCTCGCCGGAGCGGTCGCCATGGCGGCGCACGGCGGTACCGACGCCGGAGCCCAGAAGCTCACCGTGCGCGGCCTCGAGCGCGAGCTCGTGGACTCGGCCGCGCCGAGCCGTTCGGACCGCACCTATTTCGGGACGCTCGCGGTGGTCGGCAGCCGGGTGCCCGCGGACCGGGCCGAGCTCATCGCCAGGATGCACCGGCGCGAGGACCCCGAGATCTCCAACAGCGATCTCATCGGCTGGGTCACCCACGATGTCCGGTCGCAGCTGCCGACCGTCGCGTGCCCCGTGCACCTCGTGGTGGGCGCCGACGACCTGTGGCTCGATCCCGCCGACGTGCGGGTCGCCGCCGACCTCGTTCCGGGCGCTCGGTACACGCTGCTGGACGGCATCGGCCACTACCCGATGGAAGAGCTGGGCGACGCGTTCGCGCCGACATTGCACGGGTGGCTCACCGGGCTCGGGGACCGGACGGAGGCTCGCGCGTGA